In the genome of Streptomyces sp. NBC_00190, one region contains:
- the rlmN gene encoding 23S rRNA (adenine(2503)-C(2))-methyltransferase RlmN, which translates to MARPVPGELTFVAPRGAKKPPRHLADLTPEERREAVAAIGEKPFRAKQLSQHYFARYAHDPAEWTDIPAGSREKLRQELLPDLMNVIRHISCDNDTTRKTLWKLHDGTLVESVLMRYPDRVTMCISSQAGCGMNCPFCATGQAGLDRNLSTAEIVHQIVDGMRALRDGEVPGGPARLSNIVFMGMGEPLANYNRVVGAIRRLTDPEPDGLGLSQRGITVSTVGLVPAMLRFADEGFKCRLAVSLHAPDDELRDTLVPVNTRWNVREVLGAAWEYAEKSGRRISIEYALIRDINDQAWRGDLLGKLLKGKRVHVNLIPLNPTPGSKWTASRPEDEKAFVEAIARHGVPVTVRDTRGQEIDGACGQLAASER; encoded by the coding sequence ATGGCCCGCCCTGTTCCGGGAGAGCTCACCTTCGTCGCCCCGCGCGGAGCCAAGAAGCCGCCCCGGCACCTCGCCGACCTCACTCCCGAGGAGCGCCGTGAGGCGGTGGCCGCGATCGGCGAGAAGCCGTTCCGGGCCAAGCAGCTCTCCCAGCACTACTTCGCGCGCTACGCGCACGACCCGGCCGAGTGGACCGACATCCCCGCGGGCTCCCGCGAGAAGCTCCGGCAGGAGCTCCTCCCGGACCTGATGAACGTCATCCGGCACATCAGCTGCGACAACGACACCACCCGCAAGACCCTGTGGAAGCTGCACGACGGCACGCTCGTCGAGTCCGTGCTCATGCGCTACCCCGACCGGGTCACGATGTGTATCTCCTCGCAGGCCGGCTGCGGCATGAACTGCCCGTTCTGCGCCACCGGCCAGGCGGGCCTGGACCGCAACCTGTCCACCGCCGAGATCGTGCACCAGATCGTCGACGGCATGCGCGCGCTGCGCGACGGGGAGGTCCCCGGCGGCCCGGCGCGGCTGTCGAACATCGTCTTCATGGGCATGGGCGAGCCGCTGGCCAACTACAACCGCGTGGTCGGCGCCATCCGCCGCCTCACCGACCCGGAGCCCGACGGCCTGGGCCTCTCCCAGCGCGGTATCACCGTCTCCACCGTCGGCCTGGTCCCCGCCATGCTGCGCTTCGCCGACGAGGGCTTCAAGTGCCGCCTCGCGGTCTCGCTGCACGCGCCCGACGACGAGCTGCGCGACACCCTGGTCCCCGTGAACACCCGCTGGAACGTCCGCGAGGTCCTCGGCGCGGCCTGGGAGTACGCGGAGAAGTCCGGCCGCCGGATCTCCATCGAGTACGCCCTGATCCGTGACATCAACGACCAGGCCTGGCGCGGCGACCTGCTGGGCAAGCTGCTCAAGGGCAAGCGTGTCCACGTCAACCTGATCCCGCTGAACCCGACGCCCGGCTCCAAGTGGACCGCCTCGCGGCCCGAGGACGAGAAGGCCTTCGTGGAGGCCATCGCCCGGCACGGCGTCCCCGTGACCGTACGGGACACCCGCGGCCAGGAGATCGACGGCGCGTGCGGTCAGCTGGCCGCTTCGGAGCGCTAG
- a CDS encoding thiamine ABC transporter substrate-binding protein, with protein sequence MSTTKKLAGAALAAALGVATLSACGGDAKDKSAGSSDAPKSKTVTLVSHDSFNVTDTVLKEFEQQSGYTVKVLKSGDAGAALNQEILTKGSPRGDVFFGVDNTLLSRALDNGIFTPYEAKGLAGVKPEYVLDKEHRVTPIDSGDICVNYDKAYFADKKLAPPQTLDDLVKPEYKNLLVTENAATSSPGLGFLLASVGKYGEEGWKDYWSKLKANGVEVVDGWEQAYNERFSGSAGGKKAKGDRPLVVSYASSPPVEVLYGEPQPAEAPTGVSTGTCFRQTEFAGLLKGAKNEEGGKALLDFLISKKFQEDMPLQMFVNPVTKDASLPELFTKHGVVIEKPENVAPESIAKNRDQWVKAWTSLVVK encoded by the coding sequence GTGAGCACCACCAAGAAGCTGGCGGGCGCAGCGCTCGCGGCCGCGCTGGGCGTCGCCACGCTCAGCGCCTGCGGCGGCGATGCCAAGGACAAGTCCGCGGGTTCGAGCGACGCCCCGAAGTCCAAGACGGTCACGCTCGTCTCCCACGACTCCTTCAACGTGACCGACACGGTCCTCAAGGAGTTCGAGCAGCAGAGCGGCTACACCGTCAAGGTGCTGAAGTCGGGGGACGCGGGCGCGGCGCTCAACCAGGAGATCCTCACCAAGGGCTCCCCGCGCGGCGACGTCTTCTTCGGCGTCGACAACACCCTGCTCTCGCGCGCCCTCGACAACGGGATCTTCACGCCGTACGAGGCCAAGGGCCTGGCCGGGGTGAAGCCCGAGTACGTGCTCGACAAGGAGCACCGGGTCACGCCGATCGACTCCGGCGACATCTGCGTCAACTACGACAAGGCGTACTTCGCCGACAAGAAGCTCGCCCCGCCGCAGACGCTGGACGACCTGGTCAAGCCGGAGTACAAGAACCTGCTGGTCACCGAGAACGCGGCGACCTCCTCGCCCGGCCTCGGCTTCCTGCTCGCCTCCGTCGGCAAGTACGGCGAAGAGGGCTGGAAGGACTACTGGAGCAAGCTCAAGGCCAACGGCGTCGAGGTCGTCGACGGCTGGGAGCAGGCCTACAACGAGCGCTTCTCGGGCTCCGCGGGCGGCAAGAAGGCCAAGGGCGACCGTCCGCTGGTGGTCTCCTACGCCTCCAGCCCGCCGGTCGAGGTGCTGTACGGCGAGCCGCAGCCGGCCGAGGCCCCGACCGGCGTCTCCACCGGCACCTGCTTCCGCCAGACCGAGTTCGCGGGTCTGCTGAAGGGAGCGAAGAACGAGGAGGGCGGCAAGGCCCTCCTGGACTTCCTGATCAGCAAGAAGTTCCAGGAGGACATGCCCCTCCAGATGTTCGTGAACCCGGTGACGAAGGACGCTTCCCTGCCGGAGCTGTTCACGAAGCACGGTGTGGTGATCGAGAAGCCCGAGAACGTCGCTCCCGAGAGCATCGCCAAGAACCGTGATCAGTGGGTCAAGGCATGGACCTCGCTCGTCGTGAAGTAA